In Pleuronectes platessa chromosome 8, fPlePla1.1, whole genome shotgun sequence, the genomic stretch TcattacacaaccacacacagtcTGAAATAGGCACATTCCATTCTAAATTATTAATAGTCACATCGGTCAGTGCACTGAACATGAAATTCCAGAAAGTCTTAAAATAGAAAGCAGACTGAGATGGAGAGGACAGAATACGTTTGATATTACTACATACAGTCACATTTCCTTAATTTAGGTAATTGATTAGTATTCGTTTACAGGAATACactatattaaaataatacaatccTTGATAACGTCTGTCATGATAAAAGGAGAAGTTCTGTCATTTGTTGATATTAGTTagatttttaaatacattagGACACACCAGCTACACAACCACCTGTAATCCAACAACTACATTTTTAAAAGGACACACAACCCTCCTCATTTCGCTTGATTATTTGCATAATcacaaaaaaacagtttttgcaTAGAGTCAATTTGTATCCAGCTGTTCTGACTCGTTGTTCAGTATTATGGCACTTAAATCATTATGAACGGCATCTGATTTGTCAGTAACACTTTTACCAGAACACACCTGACGTAAAGGACTTTTTCTTACCTCTCCAGACATCCCCCTCCTGTCAGGCAGCATTAGTGTATTGGCACGGCTTCCTGGGCCTAGAGTAGATCCTATACTCATCCTGGATCCACTCTGAAAGAGTGAATGAAAATATTCTCAGAGCCAGCGACCTAAAAAAGCTATGTTATTGCCAAAACGTAATCCAAAAGTGTGTGAAGTCAACATTGCATAGAAATACCAAGCCAGCGAACTGAGCAAAATCTCACTCAATGAGACATTGTTGATGTTCTGCAGACAACAAGCACAGTCACCTCACAGTTTCAACATACATAATCTTACCTCTCCAGATGCCCCTCTCCTGTCAGGAAGCATTAGTGTATTGGCATGGCTTCCTGGGACTACAGTAGATCCTATACTCATCCTGGGTCCAACTAACATGTAGCGTTTGTCTCCAGATCTATACTGGATGCTGTGACACAGTGTCCCATCATAATTAGGCTCTGGCAGATATTTAGAAGTGTAGTCTGTGGCCTTGAGCACTGCATTGAAATTAGCACGATGACACTGACAAGAAAAAGAGCTGAAACTGAGCCCACAGTTATCATCAGGTAAAAAGTCACATTATTGTCCTCATCTGCTTTTGACGAACTTTTAGTGTTCTGATCTGTCCTGTATAGCGGTCCAAACCAAAGAGACTGTGGTCAGTAACTTCCTGCAGTGAAAACAGTAACCAGCCGTTATATCCTATATCAGCGTCATAGGCTCTGACCTTAGTCACCAAGTGTCCTGCGTTCACATTAGGGGGAATCTCCTCCACACCTTCAGCAGAACCGTTGGAGCTGACTGGATACAGGATGACTGGAGCGTTGTCGTTCTGATCCAGAATGAACACGTGCACAGTGACGTTGCTGCTCAGTGACGGAGTTCCAGAATCTGAGGCTACAACATggaactggaaagttttcaccgTTTCAAAGTCAAAACTTTTTAGCGCCATGATGTCTCCGTTTTCCgagttaatatttaaaaactgaCTCACACTGTCTCCGCTGGTCTCCCGCTGAATGTGATAAGAAATCCGCGCGTTTTCACCAGAGTCTAGATCAGATGCCGTGACTGAAAAGATCGGTGCTACTATGTCATTATTTTCtctaatataaaatgtatacgGACTCAGTGAAAACTGTGGTACGTTATCGTTCTTATCTGATACGACAACAGTTATGGTCGTTTCAGATGAGAGTGGGGGCTCACCGGTGTCCTTTGCAACAAGTGTTAGTTCATATGAAAACTTTTCTTCCCTGTCGAGTCGGGACTTGGTCACTATGGCGTACATATTATCCTGCAGGGACGGAGAAATAGCGAAAGGAGCCTCTTCGCGTATAAAGCAAGACACTTTACCATTGAGGCCTGAATCCAAATCATTGACACTGATCAGAGCAACTGTTGTCCCGATACTGCAGTCCTCAGGAACTGATTTTGAAAATGACGTGAGCTCAATCTGTGGAGGATTACCATTAAGGTCGACTACTTTTATTACCACAGTTTTGTCAGTGGACAAAGGAATTGATCCTTTATCTGACGCTTGTATATCAATTTCATagcttttcttcacttcaaaaTCAATCACAATTTCTCCAGTCTCTGCGTCTATGGTAAATAGTTTCTGCACATTTAAGTCCACTTCTTTGCCAAATGAATAAACGATTTTGCTGTTCGCGCTCGCATCCGAATCTGTCGCATTAACCTGTACAACAAGCAGGGTAGCGTGGTCGGGTGTGCACATTTGCTTAGACATCTTATCCACTGCATTTACCAAACTGGCGTATGGCACGGAATCGCTCCACCGGGAGAGACGAGTACGGTAGCGCGCCAGTGGCTAAGCTACAAGACTCagctaaaggccggcgcatgcttctgcgttttcacgggcccgcaagcgcaggagcccttccgggccccttacgtgcttatgtaactcttcttacgtgcttacgtgcatcgcccaatttttctacctatacggcaaagctccgcgagcctcacgcagcccgcaagggatgtgattggtctgctaactacatcctttccggagtcgcatttccggtttcgtgccccataataccggcagaaacaacggaagatttagaagaacgaatatggaccaaatagaagagggtttggcagaagagatccgaaagtatgaccacttgtataacccgccatcgactggcggatttgtccgccagaaaaaggctacgttgtaaataaacaatcgacgaagaaaaaagaaggcgtctctaaggtcgtcttcgacaaaacacgatactccgcctagtgttctggcggggaattgctttgtaacatGCGCAACGGTTTGAAAAGCATGAATGATAACGAGTCCTTcaacacagctgcgtgaaaagccgcagaagcagttgcagaagcatgcgccggcctttaggcTGACAATGTTCCCTCCCTCCGGGTTACAGAGACGCTGCCTTGGCCTGACACGGTGGGTGAGGCCCTGCCCCCTCATCGGCTACCAGCAGCCCCGTGTGTAAGGACGTTAAACCTGCTGTTCTGGCACCCCTGGAGATTGGGGCCTCTCTTCCGAAACTCTGGttttatacagtttttttatatcacAAGAAAACCGCATGAACTCAGCTGCAGTGCAAGCATCTGGGTACCTGATACAAAGACCAGGAGTGAGACAGACACTACCCGGCTCTGTCGACGGACCTACTCCTTGTTAACAAATACCATTTTTCTATACTCCACGCTCCACCTTCACAGCGCATGTAGAGAACACGTCCAGGGGGACGCCCATATTTTATAGTTACTTTTAAACCAGTCATATTGTGTTTAGATAGGTTTGTATGTGTTATtttgctgttttgtttgtttgtttaaacgtgttttaaaccttgacttgttttaatcgtctttttgttgtggtCAGGTGCTGTGGCCGGAGGCGGCGACCCAATTCCTGGTGGAGGGAGTTCTTCACGACCCGTGTTGTTTGGTGTGCTGTGTCACGggtggtttgttttattaatcCCTTTCCCCCTTCTGTTTGGTTCTCGTCGCCGCGGTAAGTCACAGCCCTGTCCAGTAGTTACATATTTTAACTcaagtgtttggtttgttttgtgtgtattgtgtctTGATTATatgcatttttgtttattaaagtaGTTCATTATTGATTTAAACACGTCTCTTGCCCCAGTGATTCAAAAGAACCAGTGCTGTCGCACACCTTATCCATAGTTATGTTCCTGAGGTGAAACTCCTCAGGTGGCGTTGTGGCAACCATCATTACCCCGAGTTACCGCCTCGCTACACCtggaactgcagctttttacacttATCGGCCTCATCGCTCAGCCTCGGCATCGGCGTCACGGTGGACTGTGTTCGCACGGCAGGTTCGAGTGTGTGGCACTCCCCActctcttttcccctctcccctcgtGTCTCCTCCCATGTGAACACTGCCGCTGACGTTCTCCACGGCAGCACTAGGCTGTGAGTTAGCTCCTACTACAAGCTACGGATATTACGAAGCATCTCCCCTACCGACTGTTACAATAAGTGAAATGGACACTTCTGACTGACTGTACACAGTGAGGTGCGCGGCACAAACTCTACGGACAATTCCGTCGCGATATTTGGACTGCATGCCCACGGGGGTACAGTGCACTTGATTGACGTGTTGTAGTGGTAGGTGTTTGGTCTCTGTTCACTGATAATAGATcgaatatatactgtataagttgtattttgCTGCTACATGTGAAgggtgattattattatcatactGTTGGGGATTTAGCACTCGTTACATTATTCCTTTGCAAACTGAGCTCCATCGCCAAATCAGTGCTGGGAATGATATGGCGCTGGTTTCTTCTTCAAGCCTTTTTAATGCCAAAAACAGGGTTGGACCTGGAGACGCTAAAGTGAGAGACACGATTTGCCAATATATCGACACCATGCGACCCACAACGTTATTGCAGCACTGTTCCTTCAAAATGTAGTAATATAAAATAACAATGCAGCAATGAAATCAATGGCCAAAGGAGACAAACAGTTTGTTGTTATGATAAAATAATTAGAAATAATTTCTATGAATCAAGGGACTTGAGTCACAGTTTCAGTTCCTTCTGAGATTGTTATTTCAAAGAATTCACGCTACCACACAGTCCTCAGGTCAAAACAGTTTTAAGAGAAGTGGCTGCTACTGGAAAAACTTTCAGCACCATGGATAGCGACACGTCTGGCTGCATTCAGACATATCAACTGAGGCTCCAGTGAAACCCAATGCCTGCATTCTTAAATGTTACGGAAAAAGGCTTTTACTGTGTCCAACTATCCAGCATTTAGAAAACAGGTCAAtatgtgtattcaaaacaacttaaacATGTCAGCAATAGACAAGACACGGATGCATTAGGAATGATATACTAGTTCCAAAATAAATCTGTCCGGAGCATGTTAGTGTTTTAAATGTTCAACAACTGCTTTCAGCATATTCAAACATTGGCGTGACAATTTGCCATTTGAATTATTCGTCATTGGGGTAAAATACATCAATTATTCAAGCAGCATATTAAAAAATAGACAATTCCTCCAAAATATATGTGTCATTTCGTGTCAGCTTGTATCATGGTCTGTGCCCACGTTTATATCATTttgaaaaataagaagaaaattGTGGCAAATGTCCATAAATTGTTGTTACTTCTCCTGGATCTCTTCAAGGATATAACAGCATTAAGGTCTGTGTTTCCCTTAATCAATGACCATTTTGAAACCAAATGCACAACCACCTGTGAACAATCAAGTAAACTCAGCAGGagatcaaaaacacaaaaagcctCCCCATTCCCCTCCTGTTTCCGAAATCATTTTATGTCCAGCTGTTTGGAAAAGGTGCGTGATTTAGTATTTTTGGTAATTGTATATTTAGGAAGTGCATTTCTGCTCTGATAAAAATAACCATTTCTTACCTCTCCAGATATCCCTCTCCTGTCAGGCAGCATTAGTGTGTTGGCATGGCTTCCTGGGGCTATAGTAGATCCTATACTCATCCTGGGTCCAACTAACATGTAGCGTTTGTCTCCAGATCTGTACTGGATGCTGTGACACAGTGTCCCATCATAATTAGGCTCTGGCAGATATTTAGAAGTGTAGTCTGTGGACTTTGAGCACTGCATTGAAATCAGCACGATGATACTGACGAGAAAAAGAGCTGAAACTGAGCCCACAGTTATCATCAGGTAAAAAGTCACATTATTGTCCTCCTCTGCTTTTGTTGAGCTTTTAACATCAGAAGCTGCAAAAGCTTCTTTGGGCTCCACGACTTTGACGATGACAGTAGCTGTTGCTGAGAGTGACACGTTCCCATTGTCTTTGACCAGTATGAGCAGCTTGTGCTCAgcctcgtctgtctctgtgaatgaGCGAAGTGTTCTGATCTGTCCTGTATAGCGGTCCAAGCCAAAGAGACTGTGGTCAGTAACTTCCTGCAGTGAAAACAGTAACCAGCCGTTATATCCTATATCAGCGTCATAGGCTCTGACTTTAGTCACCAAGTGTCCTGCGTTCACATTGCGGGGAATCTCCTCCACACCTTCAGCAGAACCGTTGGAGCTGACTGGATACAGGATGACTGGAGCGTTGTCGTTCTGATCCAGAATGAACACGTTCACTGTGACGTTGCTGCTCAGTGACGGAGTTCCAGAATCTGACGCTACAACGTggaactggaaagttttcaccgTTTCAAAATCAAAACTTTTAAGAGCCATGATGTCTCCGCTCTCAGAGTTAATATTTAGAAATGAAGTCAGTTTATTATCTTTGCTTCCATCTCTGAGAATATGATAAGAAATATGTGCATTCTCATTCTCATCCGCATCAAAAGCtttgacagaaaacacagaggtgcCTGGATTGTTACTCTCTGTCACATAGAAAGTATAGGGGCTCAGTGAAAACTGTGGACTGTTGTCATTCACATCTGACACCACAACACTTATTGTCTTCTCAGACGATAATGGAGGTTGACCAGCGTCTTTTGCAGTTATGGTCAACTCATAATGTGACAGTTTCTCTCTGTCCAGAGGGGATTTGGTTACTAATGAATACATCTTATCTTGTAAAGATGGTGATAAAGTAAAAGGAACATTCTCACCGATCGAGCAAATAACTTTTCCATTAAGACCAGAGTCCAAGTCATTTACACTGATTAGAGCGACTGTAGTTCCAGGTCTGGAGTCTTCAGGGATGGAGCTCGAAAAAGAGGTGACCTCAATCTCAGGTGCATTGTCATTCACATCAACTATCTTGATAATGACACTTTTTTGAGTCGAAAGAGGAGCAAGACCTTTATCTGATGCTTGGATTTCAATTTCGTATTTATCCTTTTCCTCAAAGTTGATTAATCCTTTAACAGTTATTTCACCTGTCGATGGATTAATATCAAAAAGCTTTAACAATCTATGGCTCACACTGTTGCTGAACGAATAAACAACATCTCCATTTTGTCCTTCGTCTACATCAGTTGCATTAACTTGTATGACAATTGTTTCTACTGGAACATTTTCATTCAGCATCACAGAATAAACGTCCTGGGAGAAAACAGGAGCGTTATCATTCACATCTAAAACCTTTACCAGTATATTCATTTCACCGGATTTCGGAGGTTTTCCTCCATCCATGGCAGTCAGCACTAATGAATGACTTTCTGCTGCCTCCCTATCCAAAGATTTTTGCACAATTAAAATGGGTATTTTACCATCTTCTCCTTTATCTTTAACCTCCAGACGGAAGTGGTCGTTTGGGCTGAGTTTATACTGCTGAACAGAAAAATGACCACCGTCTGGATCTCGTGATGCTTTCAGGGGAATACGTACGCCGGGTAACACGGACTCTGAAATCTCCAACGTTTTTTCCTTCTCCAGAAAACTTGGAGAATGATCATTTATATCCAGCACCTCCACTCCCACATAGTGCACCTCCAGTGGGTTTTCTAAAACGGTTTTTAGATTGATTAAACACGTACTGCTCTGCGCGcacacctcctctctgtcgATCTTCCGGCTCACATACAGGATGCCATCGTTCTGATTTACATGGAAAAGAGGATCCGCGTTACTGGAAACAATGCGatacttcctctctctcagcgTGTTCTTATCTAATCCAAGATCTTTTGCGACGTTTCCAACCACAGTCCCTTCGTTAACCTCCTCAGAGATTGAATACCGCAACTGCGCCGTGGCCACGCTCCACAAAAGCACCGCAACCACGGAGCACATCCACCGTCCTCTCGCCCTTCTCGTCTCCCGTCCTCTTTGTTTCATGATCCCAAACAAAACTGTTCACGATTCCTCGCGGGATCAGTAATTGCATTGAAATTAATGCAATCAAGACATCCGATTTAGCCAATGGTCACTCTGTTTaaaaaatgggggaaaaaactggACAATATTTATAAGGCTATCGCAGAACACCGACTCCCGTCAGCGTCGGATTCAGTACGCTACAAAGAGGTGGGACCAAATAACAGTGACGACGAGCTAGGGTCGTTATTGTCTTAAAACACTGACACCATGCGATCAAACTGTTCACGACaaatacatttcagttttttttaacgaACGTGTTATTTCCCTTAAGCTTGACTCTGAGGTTCTGGACAAATACTACATCAGGCTAAAATACCAAGAAACGTTTTTTCTCCTCTAAATAAACGTGGAGGCATTAAATCCTCCAGAAATTATTTATCTGTGagcatacattttaatttgatttatttgtaaaaacattgattaataataaatgtgacCCTGAACATCTCTTGTATAGGTGCATTAGGGTAAAGCCTGTCAACACCAGGAAGTTAACTTCAGCAAAGCCACATGTATGACTTTAGAAAGCTCAAATCCCAGTGTGGTCTGAAAGAAAGTGCAACATGTTTGACAATTTGCGAACCGTGCAACTCACACCAATATGTTTTCACACAAtggagggaaaaggcagagataaCAAAATATCGAATGGATAATAAGACAGCATTCACGTCAGTATCAACTTAGCTATATTTCCCTCTATGACAAAGAGCAAGAACAACATTATTAAACGTGCCACTGGAAGCAGTAGGGTTCCACTCAAACACCCTACTTAAACCAATTATATTTTGATGCCAAGCAAATGACACGTGAAAGGAAAAAATGAAcgaacaaattaataaaattccCATCGGGAACAAGCTTGGTTTTCTCACAAAAAAAGTCTTACCTCTCCAGATATCCCTCTCCTGTCAGGCAGCATTAGTGTGTTGGCATGGCTTCCTGGGGCTATAGTAGATCCTATACTCATCCTGGGTCCAACTAACATGTAGCGTTTGTCTCCAGATCTGTACTGGATGCTGTGACACAGTGTCCCATCATAATTAGGCTCTGGTAGATATTTAGAAGTGTAGTCTGTGGACTTTGAGCACTGCATTGAAATCAGCACAATGATACTGACGAGAAAAAGAGCTGAAACTGAGCCCACAGTTATCATCAGGTAAAAAGTCACATAACTGTCCTCCTCTGCTTTTGTTGAGCTTTTCACATCAGAAGCTGCAAAAGCTTCTTTGGGCTCCACGACTTTGACGATGACAGTAGCTGTTGCTGAGAGTGACACGTTCCCATTGTCTTTGACCAGTATGAGCAGCTTGTGCTCAgcctcgtctgtctctgtgaatgaGCGAAGTGTTCTGATCTGTCCTGTATAGCGGTCCAAACCAAAGAGACTGTGGTCAGTAACTTCCTGCAGTGAAAACAGTAACCAGCCGTTATATCCTATATCAGCGTCATAGGCTCTGACTTTAGTCACCAAGTGTCCTGCGTTCACATTGCGGGGAATCTCCTCCACACCTTCAGCAGAACCGTTGGAGCTGACTGGATACAGGATGACTGGAGCGTTGTCGTTCTGATCCAGAATGAACACGTTCACTGTGACGTTGCTGCTCAGTGACGGAGTTCCAGAATCTGACGCAACAACGTggaactggaaagttttcaccgTTTCAAAATCAAAACTTTTAAGAGCCATGATGTCTCCGCTCTCAGAGTTAATATTTAGAAATGAAGTCAGTTTATTATCTTTGCTTCCATCTCTGAGAATCTGATAAGAAATATGTGCATTCTCATTCTCATCCGCATCAAAAGCtttgacagaaaacacagaggtgcCTGGATTGTTACTCTCCGTCACATAGAAAGTATAGGGGCTCAGTGAAAACTGTGGACTGTTGTCATTCACATCTGACACCACAACACTTATTGTCTTCTCAGACGATAATGGAGGTTGACCAGCGTCTTTTGCAGTTATGGTCAACTCATAATGTGATAGTTTCTCTCTGTCCAGAGGGGATTTGGTTACTAATGAATACATCTTATCTTGTAAAGATGGTGTTAAAGTAAAAGGAACATTCTCCCCGATGGAGCAAATAACTTTTCCATTAAGACCAGAGTCCAAGTCATTTACACTGATAAGAGCGA encodes the following:
- the LOC128446183 gene encoding protocadherin alpha-13 isoform X4, whose product is MKQRGRETRRARGRWMCSVVAVLLWSVATAQLRYSISEEVNEGTVVGNVAKDLGLDKNTLRERKYRIVSSNADPLFHVNQNDGILYVSRKIDREEVCAQSSTCLINLKTVLENPLEVHYVGVEVLDINDHSPSFLEKEKTLEISESVLPGVRIPLKASRDPDGGHFSVQQYKLSPNDHFRLEVKDKGEDGKIPILIVQKSLDREAAESHSLVLTAMDGGKPPKSGEMNILVKVLDVNDNAPVFSQDVYSVMLNENVPVETIVIQVNATDVDEGQNGDVVYSFSNSVSHRLLKLFDINPSTGEITVKGLINFEEKDKYEIEIQASDKGLAPLSTQKSVIIKIVDVNDNAPEIEVTSFSSSIPEDSRPGTTVALISVNDLDSGLNGKVICSIGENVPFTLSPSLQDKMYSLVTKSPLDREKLSHYELTITAKDAGQPPLSSEKTISVVVSDVNDNSPQFSLSPYTFYVTESNNPGTSVFSVKAFDADENENAHISYHILRDGSKDNKLTSFLNINSESGDIMALKSFDFETVKTFQFHVVASDSGTPSLSSNVTVNVFILDQNDNAPVILYPVSSNGSAEGVEEIPRNVNAGHLVTKVRAYDADIGYNGWLLFSLQEVTDHSLFGLDRYTGQIRTLRSFTETDEAEHKLLILVKDNGNVSLSATATVIVKVVEPKEAFAASDVKSSTKAEEDNNVTFYLMITVGSVSALFLVSIIVLISMQCSKSTDYTSKYLPEPNYDGTLCHSIQYRSGDKRYMLVGPRMSIGSTIAPGSHANTLMLPDRRGISGESGSRMSIGSTLGPGSRANTLMLPDRRGMSGEPKAPNADWRYSASLRAGGVMQSSVHMEESSVMQGAQGVLVQNWPTASSAADAEGGEVSPPMGAGVDSNSWHFRYGPGGPGAPPQHLKPGEVPPEAFIIPGSPAIISIRQNQGGEDDKSDFITFGKKEEAKKKKKKKKEKKDKKDKGKDDDE
- the LOC128446183 gene encoding protocadherin alpha-8 isoform X10, with the translated sequence MKQRGRETRRARGRWMCSVVAVLLWSVATAQLRYSISEEVNEGTVVGNVAKDLGLDKNTLRERKYRIVSSNADPLFHVNQNDGILYVSRKIDREEVCAQSSTCLINLKTVLENPLEVHYVGVEVLDINDHSPSFLEKEKTLEISESVLPGVRIPLKASRDPDGGHFSVQQYKLSPNDHFRLEVKDKGEDGKIPILIVQKSLDREAAESHSLVLTAMDGGKPPKSGEMNILVKVLDVNDNAPVFSQDVYSVMLNENVPVETIVIQVNATDVDEGQNGDVVYSFSNSVSHRLLKLFDINPSTGEITVKGLINFEEKDKYEIEIQASDKGLAPLSTQKSVIIKIVDVNDNAPEIEVTSFSSSIPEDSRPGTTVALISVNDLDSGLNGKVICSIGENVPFTLSPSLQDKMYSLVTKSPLDREKLSHYELTITAKDAGQPPLSSEKTISVVVSDVNDNSPQFSLSPYTFYVTESNNPGTSVFSVKAFDADENENAHISYHILRDGSKDNKLTSFLNINSESGDIMALKSFDFETVKTFQFHVVASDSGTPSLSSNVTVNVFILDQNDNAPVILYPVSSNGSAEGVEEIPRNVNAGHLVTKVRAYDADIGYNGWLLFSLQEVTDHSLFGLDRYTGQIRTLRSFTETDEAEHKLLILVKDNGNVSLSATATVIVKVVEPKEAFAASDVKSSTKAEEDNNVTFYLMITVGSVSALFLVSIIVLISMQCSKSTDYTSKYLPEPNYDGTLCHSIQYRSGDKRYMLVGPRMSIGSTIAPGSHANTLMLPDRRGISGEPKAPNADWRYSASLRAGGVMQSSVHMEESSVMQGAQGVLVQNWPTASSAADAEGGEVSPPMGAGVDSNSWHFRYGPGGPGAPPQHLKPGEVPPEAFIIPGSPAIISIRQNQGGEDDKSDFITFGKKEEAKKKKKKKKEKKDKKDKGKDDDE
- the LOC128446189 gene encoding protocadherin alpha-6-like, whose product is MEQRRREPGRAHGCLVSCLVAVLLWSVATAQLRYSISEEVNEGTVVGNVAKDLGLDKNTLRERKYRIVSSNADPLFHVNQNDGILYVSRKIDREEVCERTSTCIMNLKTVLENPLEVHYVGVEVLDINDHSPSFPDEDKTLEMFESVLPGVRIPLQPARDPDGGPFSVQQYKLSSNDHFRLEVKDKGEDGKIPVLIVQKSLDREFAERHSLVLTALDGGKPPKSGEMNILVKVLDVNDNGPVFSQDVYSVMLNENAAVGTTVLQVNASDLDEGPNGDVAYSFSNSVNRKFFKLFEINPSTGEITVKGLIDYEDKEKYEIEIQASDKGLAPLATQKSVIIKIIDVNDNTPEIEVTSFSSSIPEDSRPGTTVALISVNDLDSGLNGKVICSIGENVPFTLTPSLQDKMYSLVTKSPLDREKLSHYELTITAKDAGQPPLSSEKTISVVVSDVNDNSPQFSLSPYTFYVTESNNPGTSVFSVKAFDADENENAHISYQILRDGSKDNKLTSFLNINSESGDIMALKSFDFETVKTFQFHVVASDSGTPSLSSNVTVNVFILDQNDNAPVILYPVSSNGSAEGVEEIPRNVNAGHLVTKVRAYDADIGYNGWLLFSLQEVTDHSLFGLDRYTGQIRTLRSFTETDEAEHKLLILVKDNGNVSLSATATVIVKVVEPKEAFAASDVKSSTKAEEDSYVTFYLMITVGSVSALFLVSIIVLISMQCSKSTDYTSKYLPEPNYDGTLCHSIQYRSGDKRYMLVGPRMSIGSTIAPGSHANTLMLPDRRGISGEVRLFL